The Pleuronectes platessa chromosome 13, fPlePla1.1, whole genome shotgun sequence genome includes a window with the following:
- the tmem70 gene encoding transmembrane protein 70, mitochondrial has translation MFSMGVLRRLRPCLVSASLRYTLVSAGQHGPLCPGSLIGEVSRKQLHVVRRSFLSLNNKVRSLCPSSRSLSVHTHSEDGDLIYTGTLGTAVRGVKMFSYSTSGTSLFLMPHILLKTGLGVQSFALQAAFCGMIGFFTFLTPVFLHFITKGYVVRLYHNPDKDTYTAVTYSVFLTEKKYTFHQSQVKIPDVSKMFTTFYVDNTGMLVNPDLFPVPHNYNHLMGYDKPFSFDTDDMDRPDKS, from the exons ATGTTTTCTATGGGTGTCCTGCGGAGGCTCCGACCCTGTCTCGTCTCTGCTTCGCTCCGTTACACTCTGGTCTCGGCCGGACAGCACGGGCCGCTGTGTCCCGGCTCTTTAATCGGAGAAGTTAGCCGGAAACAGCTACATGTTGTCAGAAGGTCGTTCCTCAGCCTAAACAACAAG GTGCGGTCTCTGTGTCCATCCAGccgttctctctctgtgcacacacactccgaGGATGGGGACCTCATTTACACTGGCACCCTGGGCACCGCTGTGAGAG gagTGAAGATGTTCTCCTATAGCACCAGCGGGACCAGCCTCTTCCTCATGCCCCATATCCTCCTGAAGACCGGACTCGGCGTCCAGAGCTTCGCCCTGCAGGCCGCTTTCTGTGGCATGATCGGCTTCTTCACCTTCCTCACCCCCGTCTTCCTCCACTTCATCACCAAGGGCTACGTGGTCCGTCTCTATCACAACCCAGACAAAGACACCTATACTGCCGTCACCTACAGTGTCTTCCTCACAGAAAAAAAGTACACGTTTCACCAGAGCCAGGTCAAGATCCCGGACGTCAGCAAGATGTTCACCACCTTCTACGTCGACAACACGGGGATGCTGGTAAACCCAGACCTGTTCCCCGTCCCACACAACTACAATCATCTGATGGGCTACGATAAACCCTTCAGCTTCGACACAGATGACATGGACAGACCCGATAAGAGCTGA
- the LOC128455099 gene encoding cytochrome P450 7A1 has protein sequence MIISIALIWAVVVGFCCLLWLAVGIRHRQPGEPMVENGFIPYLGCALQFGANPLQFLRSRQKKYGHIFTCKIAGQYIHFLCDPFSYHSVIRQGRHLDWRKFHFDTSVKAFGHDSFDPRHGHTTENLHQTFLKTLQGEAIPSLIQTMMGHLQDVMLKSDTLSPRKEHWEVDGIFAFCYKVMFEAGYLTLFGKELGEDKCQARQAAQKALVLNALENFKEFDKIFPALVAGLPIHVFKSAYSARENLAKTMNPENLSKRENVSDLISMRIILNDALSTFNDLSKARTHVALLWASQANTLPATFWCLFYMIRSPDALRAAREEMQKIVDDSGLTVDPTNPSLSLTREQLDNMPVLDSIINEAMRLSSASMNVRMAKEDFLLHLDNQEAYRIRKDDVLALYPPMLHFDPEIYEDPYEYKYDRFLDDSGQEKTAFYRNGRRLRYYCMPFGSGVTKCPGRFFAVYEIKQFLSLVLSYFDVELLDPAVKVPLLDQSRAGLGILQPTYDVDFRYKLKSKH, from the exons atgataaTAAGCATTGCTCTGATCTGGGCAGTAGTTGTGGGATTTTGCTGCCTGCTGTGGCTTGCTGTGGGGATACGACACAG GCAACCTGGTGAGCCTATGGTTGAAAATGGCTTCATCCCTTACCTGGGCTGTGCTTTGCAGTTCGGGGCCAACCCTCTCCAATTCCTCCGCAGCCGGCAGAAGAAGTACGGCCATATTTTCACCTGCAAGATTGCAGGCCAGTACATTCATTTTCTGTGTGACCCCTTTTCGTACCACTCAGTCATCAGACAGGGGAGGCACTTGGATTGGAGGAAGTTCCACTTTGATACATCTGTCAAG GCCTTTGGCCATGACAGCTTCGACCCTCGCCATGGCCACACCACAGAGAACCTCCACCAAACCTTTCTGAAGACCCTACAGGGTGAGGCTATACCCTCCCTGATACAGACAATGATGGGCCACCTGCAGGATGTCATGCTGAAGTCAGACACACTCAGTCCCAGGAAGGAGCACTGGGAGGTGGACGGCATCTTTGCTTTCTGTTACAAG GTGATGTTTGAGGCTGGCTATTTGACACTGTTTGGTAAAGAGCTCGGTGAAGATAAGTGTCAAGCTAGGCAGGCAGCCCAGAAAGCCTTGGTGCTCAACGCTCTGGAGAATTTCAAAGAATTTGACAAGATCTTCCCTGCCTTGGTGGCTGGTCTGCCCATCCATGTCTTCAAGAGTGCCTACAGTGCCAGAGAG AACCTAGCAAAGACCATGAATCCTGAAAACCTTTCCAAGCGGGAGAACGTGTCTGACCTGATCTCAATGAGGATAATCCTAAATGATGCCTTATCTACCTTTAATGATTTGAGCAAGGCAAGGACTCACGTCGCTCTGCTCTGGGCTTCACAGGCTAACACCCTGCCTGCTACCTTCTGGTGTCTCTTTTATATGATCAG GAGTCCTGATGCTCTGAGAGCAGCTCGTGAGGAGATGCAGAAAATTGTGGACGATTCAGGTCTCACAGTTGACCCAACTAACCCGTCTCTGAGCCTTACCAGGGAGCAGCTGGACAACATGCCTGTTCTGG ACAGCATTATCAATGAAGCCATGCGTCTTTCTAGTGCTTCTATGAATGTGCGTATGGCCAAGGAAGACTTTCTGCTTCACCTTGACAACCAAGAGGCTTACCGTATAAGGAAGGATGATGTCCTTGCTTTATATCCGCCCATGCTGCACTTCGATCCAGAAATCTACGAGGATCCCTAT GAATACAAGTATGACCGTTTCCTGGATGACAGTGGTCAGGAGAAGACCGCATTTTACCGCAACGGACGGCGGCTGCGTTATTACTGCATGCCCTTCGGCTCTGGGGTCACCAAATGCCCAGGCAGGTTTTTTGCTGTGTATGAGATCAAGCAGTTCCTCAGTCTGGTGCTGTCCTACTTTGATGTGGAACTGTTGGACCCCGCTGTCAAAGTCCCACTTCTGGACCAGTCCCGTGCTGGACTGGGAATCCTTCAGCCTACCTATGATGTGGACTTCCGGTACAAGCTGAAATCGAAACACTAG